From Synoicihabitans lomoniglobus, the proteins below share one genomic window:
- a CDS encoding GyrI-like domain-containing protein — MPTPGKIDLFKSLKSEYASPRTPKLVPTTPGLYLAFNGSGRPGGDRFGDGIGALYAVGYTLKFRRKLGPGPDYAVGKLECIWKHLPAERDSDGWRWQLLMRVPDFITAAELDETIAVLIEKKKPATVREVQRVEIDEGLVVQMLHVGPYEDEPSTFAAMARYATAEGYASDGDPHEIYLSDPRRVEPARLKTILRQPVSKTA, encoded by the coding sequence ATGCCCACTCCCGGAAAAATCGATCTCTTCAAGTCGCTGAAATCTGAATACGCGTCGCCCCGCACGCCCAAACTCGTGCCCACCACACCGGGGCTCTATCTAGCGTTCAACGGCTCCGGTCGTCCCGGTGGCGACCGCTTCGGCGATGGCATCGGGGCACTCTACGCCGTGGGCTACACGCTGAAATTCCGCCGCAAACTGGGCCCGGGTCCCGACTACGCGGTGGGCAAGCTTGAGTGCATTTGGAAGCATTTGCCCGCCGAACGCGACTCCGACGGCTGGCGGTGGCAATTGCTCATGCGCGTGCCCGACTTCATCACAGCGGCCGAACTTGATGAGACCATTGCGGTGCTGATCGAGAAGAAAAAACCCGCTACGGTTCGAGAAGTGCAACGGGTCGAAATCGATGAAGGTTTGGTGGTGCAGATGCTGCACGTCGGTCCCTACGAGGATGAACCGTCCACGTTTGCCGCCATGGCCCGATACGCCACCGCCGAAGGCTATGCCAGCGATGGTGATCCCCATGAAATCTACCTGTCAGACCCGCGGCGGGTGGAACCGGCGCGGCTGAAAACCATTTTACGTCAGCCCGTTTCAAAGACCGCCTGA